One segment of Niabella beijingensis DNA contains the following:
- a CDS encoding alpha-amylase family glycosyl hydrolase, whose translation MKEKSTARAQKEGTDWKHTTSIYEVNLRQYTAAGTFNAFAAALPRLKEMGIQTLWFMPVTPIAKEKRKGTLGSYYACSDYTAVNPEFGTMQDFQQLVKQAHAMGFKVILDWVANHTGWGHVWTVSHPEYYLKDSTTGTFKVASGMDDIIELNYGNPALRKAMIDAMKYWVTEAAIDGFRCDLASWVELDFWKEARPQLDAVKPLFWLGEYDELENPDYGRVFDASYSWKWMHKTEDFFRQKQPLSGLYDLLLQYNTIGDSSMRAWFTSNHDENSWNGTEYEKYGPLAIPLAVFSCTWNGIPLIYSGQEIPLKDKRLQFFDKDPIRWPEKPALHDFYKILLHLHATHPALKGGDPDVTTFKLSTTADDRIFAYLRRNGSREVLVVLNFSDASNLRFDITDAHLTGPFNDAFSGAARDFSATRNFEIPAYGYFVYVK comes from the coding sequence ATGAAGGAAAAATCAACAGCAAGGGCGCAAAAAGAAGGTACAGACTGGAAACATACGACCAGTATTTATGAGGTGAACCTGCGGCAGTACACGGCAGCAGGCACTTTTAATGCGTTTGCCGCCGCCCTTCCCCGGTTGAAGGAGATGGGCATTCAAACACTCTGGTTCATGCCGGTGACGCCTATTGCGAAGGAAAAGCGAAAGGGGACACTCGGCAGTTATTATGCCTGCTCCGACTATACAGCAGTGAATCCCGAATTTGGAACAATGCAGGATTTTCAGCAATTGGTAAAACAGGCCCATGCAATGGGTTTTAAAGTGATCCTCGACTGGGTGGCCAATCATACCGGCTGGGGCCATGTATGGACCGTTTCCCATCCTGAATACTACCTGAAAGACAGCACCACCGGTACGTTTAAGGTGGCCAGCGGAATGGATGACATCATTGAGCTGAACTACGGGAACCCGGCATTGCGGAAGGCCATGATCGATGCAATGAAGTACTGGGTAACAGAAGCAGCTATCGATGGTTTCCGCTGTGACCTGGCCTCCTGGGTGGAACTTGATTTCTGGAAAGAAGCCCGCCCGCAGCTGGACGCGGTGAAGCCTTTGTTCTGGCTGGGGGAATACGATGAACTGGAGAACCCGGATTATGGGAGGGTGTTTGATGCCAGTTATTCCTGGAAATGGATGCATAAAACGGAGGACTTTTTCAGACAAAAACAACCGCTGTCCGGATTATACGACCTGCTGCTGCAATACAATACCATTGGTGATTCCAGTATGCGCGCCTGGTTTACAAGCAATCATGATGAGAACAGCTGGAACGGGACCGAATATGAAAAATATGGCCCATTGGCAATACCGCTGGCGGTATTCAGTTGTACCTGGAACGGTATCCCGCTGATCTACAGCGGACAGGAAATTCCGCTGAAAGACAAACGGCTGCAGTTCTTTGACAAAGATCCTATTCGGTGGCCGGAGAAGCCCGCTCTTCATGATTTCTACAAAATACTGCTGCACCTGCATGCCACCCATCCTGCCCTGAAGGGAGGGGATCCGGATGTAACCACATTTAAACTATCAACTACTGCGGATGACAGGATCTTTGCCTACCTGCGCAGGAACGGCAGCCGGGAAGTGCTGGTCGTGCTGAATTTTTCCGATGCTTCCAACCTTCGTTTCGATATAACGGATGCGCACCTGACGGGCCCGTTTAATGATGCATTTTCCGGTGCGGCCCGTGATTTCTCCGCCACTAGAAATTTTGAGATACCGGCGTATGGGTATTTTGTGTATGTGAAGTAG
- a CDS encoding nucleoside permease, with the protein MTILSFLQFFIWGAWLITIGAYWFQTKKWSGGEFGAIFSTMGISALFMPTVMGMLADRVINAEKLLGISHLMGGLVLMLVPLVDSPVTMFPVMLVNMIFYMPTISLANSVSYTSLKNVGKDVVKDFPPIRVWGTIGFIAAMWTVSLLKLEKTAGQFYVAAGASFLLAVYSFTLPKCPPPLKGQSNKEAGARMGKDMFSLFRNRKMALFFIFSMLLGAALQLTNAYGDTFLHDFDKVLEYKDTIAVKYPAIIMSISQISETLFILAIPFFLKRFGIKQVMLISMIAWVLRFGLFAYGNPAEGLWMIILSCIIYGMAFDFFNISGSLFVETQSSPSIRASAQGIFMMMTNGIGAVLGSVISGIVIQKFFTAANGAMNWHDIWLSFAGYSLVVAVLFAVLFKHRHNPQAVEKVAGH; encoded by the coding sequence TTGACTATCTTAAGCTTCTTGCAATTCTTTATCTGGGGAGCCTGGTTGATTACGATTGGCGCGTATTGGTTTCAAACCAAAAAATGGTCAGGTGGTGAGTTCGGGGCGATCTTTTCCACGATGGGAATCTCGGCTTTGTTTATGCCTACGGTAATGGGAATGCTTGCCGACCGGGTGATTAACGCAGAAAAATTATTGGGCATTTCACATTTGATGGGTGGACTGGTGCTGATGCTGGTGCCGCTGGTAGACAGTCCGGTGACCATGTTCCCGGTCATGCTGGTCAATATGATTTTTTACATGCCCACGATCTCGTTGGCAAACAGCGTCTCCTATACTTCTTTAAAAAATGTAGGCAAAGATGTGGTAAAAGATTTTCCGCCAATAAGGGTTTGGGGAACAATCGGATTTATTGCTGCAATGTGGACGGTCAGTTTGCTAAAACTTGAAAAAACTGCCGGTCAGTTTTATGTTGCGGCCGGAGCTTCTTTTTTACTGGCCGTTTATTCTTTCACCTTGCCCAAATGTCCGCCTCCATTAAAGGGGCAATCCAATAAAGAGGCAGGAGCCCGTATGGGTAAAGACATGTTTTCGCTGTTCCGGAACCGGAAAATGGCGCTGTTCTTTATTTTTTCCATGCTGCTGGGTGCGGCGCTTCAGCTTACGAATGCTTATGGAGACACTTTTTTGCACGATTTTGATAAGGTTCTGGAATATAAAGACACTATTGCCGTTAAATACCCGGCCATCATTATGTCTATTTCGCAGATATCAGAAACGTTGTTTATCCTGGCAATTCCTTTTTTCCTGAAACGATTTGGGATCAAACAGGTGATGCTGATCAGTATGATAGCCTGGGTGCTGCGGTTTGGCTTATTTGCTTATGGAAACCCGGCTGAAGGACTTTGGATGATCATACTTTCCTGTATTATTTATGGAATGGCGTTCGACTTTTTTAATATATCGGGTTCATTATTTGTAGAAACACAGAGCAGCCCCTCCATCCGGGCAAGCGCCCAGGGCATTTTCATGATGATGACGAATGGAATCGGCGCTGTTCTGGGAAGCGTGATCAGTGGTATCGTGATCCAGAAATTTTTTACTGCTGCAAACGGAGCAATGAACTGGCATGATATCTGGCTGAGTTTCGCCGGCTATTCTCTTGTGGTGGCGGTCCTTTTTGCCGTACTTTTTAAACACCGGCACAATCCACAGGCGGTTGAGAAGGTCGCCGGCCACTAG
- a CDS encoding LacI family DNA-binding transcriptional regulator: MKHLSIKDIARLAGVAPSTVSFVVNGKHQEMRISEEMVKHVQAIIKKTGYIPNRAAASLRTGKTHVIGLIVEDIANAFFASLAKSVESVAAKVGYRVVYGSTENSDERGNDLIQLLAKQVDGFLITPSTGMKASVQALKKTRKPLVLIDRYFPGEEIPFALVDNYAGVSQATEYLIGKGKKQLAFVNVATSQVQMEERERGFVEVMRTRGLFQKKLLLRLPYYQDKAQYEPRIRNFLQKHTEIDAIIFATNYLGMFGIKALKDLDIAIPGRVSVLSFDDTDLFRFSSPAISVISQPVQEIAAEAMRLLLDQISGQKKKPAQEGILIPPELILRNSV; encoded by the coding sequence GTGAAACATTTATCCATCAAAGATATTGCCCGGCTTGCCGGTGTGGCGCCGTCCACCGTTTCTTTTGTTGTAAACGGAAAGCACCAGGAAATGCGCATCAGCGAAGAGATGGTAAAGCATGTTCAGGCCATCATCAAAAAAACCGGGTATATCCCCAACCGGGCTGCTGCCAGTCTGCGCACAGGGAAAACACATGTGATCGGTCTGATCGTGGAAGATATCGCGAACGCCTTTTTTGCATCGCTCGCCAAATCTGTGGAATCGGTTGCGGCAAAGGTCGGCTACCGAGTGGTTTACGGAAGTACGGAAAACAGCGACGAAAGGGGCAATGACCTGATACAGCTGCTGGCAAAGCAGGTGGATGGTTTTTTGATCACCCCGTCCACCGGGATGAAGGCCAGTGTGCAGGCCTTAAAGAAGACCCGCAAACCACTGGTGCTGATCGACCGGTACTTTCCCGGAGAAGAAATTCCCTTTGCCCTTGTAGATAACTATGCCGGCGTAAGCCAGGCCACAGAATACCTGATCGGGAAGGGCAAAAAGCAGCTCGCATTTGTAAATGTTGCCACGAGCCAGGTGCAGATGGAAGAGCGGGAGCGGGGCTTTGTGGAAGTGATGCGTACCCGGGGACTTTTTCAAAAGAAGCTTTTATTGCGGTTGCCCTATTACCAGGATAAGGCACAATATGAGCCGCGTATCCGTAATTTCCTTCAGAAACATACAGAGATCGATGCCATTATTTTTGCAACGAATTACCTGGGAATGTTTGGTATAAAGGCATTAAAGGACCTGGACATTGCCATACCCGGACGGGTATCGGTACTGAGTTTTGATGACACCGACCTTTTTCGCTTTTCATCTCCTGCCATCTCGGTGATCAGCCAGCCGGTGCAGGAAATTGCTGCTGAGGCTATGCGGCTGCTGCTGGATCAGATCAGCGGACAGAAGAAAAAGCCGGCACAGGAAGGCATCCTGATTCCCCCCGAACTTATTTTACGGAATTCAGTATAA
- a CDS encoding 4-hydroxy-3-methylbut-2-enyl diphosphate reductase encodes MKQFDVPVFYRSPLISAIKKKRKEADKLKKDFTPTFLDFGPVQIYLARHFGFCYGVENAIEIAFKTIAENPGKRIYLLSEMIHNPQVNEDLLSRGVHFLQDTHGNQIIPFDALQPEDIVLIPAFGTTLEIEKRLNTIGIHTEKYNTTCPFVEKVWNRSEGIAKKDYSIVIHGKPTHEETRATFSHAAFNAPSVVVKNMRQTIELAKYITGEKPPEAFYEEFKGQYSSGFDIRRDLHRIGVVNQTTMLASDTQAIADYLKQVMIDKYQLTKETLAERFADTRDTLCYATNDNQTSVSAMLDTSADFAIVVGGYNSSNTSHLVELCEERLPTYFISNAEKILSRDAIMHYNFHTREELQTRNFLPEHHPVKILITSGASCPDALVEQVIEKITGFFGESNRIDQMVKLFL; translated from the coding sequence ATGAAGCAATTTGATGTACCCGTTTTTTACAGAAGCCCGCTGATATCTGCCATAAAAAAGAAGCGTAAGGAGGCCGACAAACTAAAAAAGGACTTCACGCCTACTTTTCTGGACTTCGGCCCGGTGCAGATCTACCTTGCCCGGCACTTTGGCTTTTGTTACGGAGTGGAGAACGCCATCGAGATCGCTTTCAAAACCATTGCCGAAAATCCCGGAAAAAGGATTTACCTCCTCAGCGAAATGATCCACAATCCACAGGTAAATGAAGACCTGCTTTCAAGAGGCGTACATTTTCTTCAGGACACCCATGGCAATCAGATCATCCCCTTTGATGCGCTTCAACCGGAAGACATTGTGCTGATCCCCGCCTTCGGCACCACCCTGGAAATAGAAAAGCGGCTCAACACGATCGGGATCCATACTGAAAAATACAATACCACCTGTCCCTTTGTGGAAAAGGTCTGGAACCGGAGCGAGGGGATCGCCAAAAAGGATTACTCCATCGTCATACACGGTAAACCCACACATGAGGAAACGCGGGCAACCTTTTCCCATGCCGCATTCAATGCGCCCTCCGTAGTGGTAAAGAACATGCGGCAGACCATTGAGCTGGCAAAATACATCACCGGTGAAAAGCCGCCCGAAGCTTTTTATGAAGAGTTTAAAGGGCAGTACAGCAGCGGGTTTGATATCAGACGGGACCTGCACCGGATCGGTGTGGTGAACCAGACCACCATGCTGGCCAGCGACACCCAGGCGATCGCTGACTACCTGAAACAGGTGATGATCGATAAATACCAGTTAACAAAAGAAACACTAGCCGAACGGTTTGCTGACACCAGGGACACATTGTGCTATGCCACCAATGACAACCAGACCTCCGTAAGTGCCATGCTGGATACTTCCGCTGATTTTGCGATCGTGGTTGGCGGCTATAATTCCTCCAATACTTCCCACCTGGTAGAGCTTTGTGAAGAACGGCTGCCTACCTATTTTATCAGCAACGCAGAAAAGATCCTCAGCCGTGATGCGATCATGCATTATAATTTCCATACCCGCGAGGAATTACAGACCCGCAACTTCCTGCCGGAGCATCATCCTGTAAAGATTCTGATCACCAGTGGCGCTTCCTGTCCGGATGCACTGGTAGAACAGGTCATTGAGAAAATAACGGGATTTTTTGGAGAAAGCAACCGCATCGATCAAATGGTAAAACTTTTTTTGTAA
- a CDS encoding CBS domain-containing protein, whose product MAKVSNILARKGHDTISIPPSTTVYQALELMADKNIGALVVMTGENYLGIITERDYSRKVILKGKHSSDTTVEEIMSTDLPHISPEDSVEHCMELMSDKNIRYLPVFINARLAGIISISDVVKETILQQKETINHLQDYIHGNG is encoded by the coding sequence ATGGCAAAAGTCTCTAATATACTTGCCCGTAAAGGGCATGACACGATCAGCATACCACCTTCCACTACCGTATACCAGGCACTGGAACTGATGGCCGATAAGAATATTGGGGCCCTGGTGGTTATGACGGGAGAGAACTACCTGGGAATCATCACCGAACGCGATTATTCCCGGAAAGTGATCCTGAAAGGCAAGCACTCTTCAGACACCACGGTGGAAGAGATTATGTCTACCGACCTTCCGCATATCTCTCCCGAAGATTCGGTGGAGCACTGTATGGAACTGATGAGCGACAAGAATATCCGCTACCTGCCGGTATTTATCAACGCCCGTCTCGCCGGGATCATTTCCATCAGCGATGTGGTAAAAGAAACCATCCTGCAGCAAAAGGAAACGATCAATCATCTGCAGGATTATATACATGGGAATGGATAG
- the speD gene encoding adenosylmethionine decarboxylase — MYKPGTHIIATLKTSDRAKTNDYTGFQKLADKLITVFSLTKLGEVYHNFSPQGFTAVICLSESHISIHTWPEHDLVNLDIYLSNHERSNDETVSRIFNEVVSFYQATIESEQRIIR; from the coding sequence ATGTACAAACCAGGAACGCATATAATTGCAACCTTAAAAACAAGCGACCGGGCCAAAACCAATGACTATACCGGCTTCCAAAAGCTTGCAGATAAGTTAATAACCGTCTTTTCCCTGACAAAACTGGGAGAAGTATATCATAATTTTTCGCCCCAGGGGTTTACAGCCGTGATCTGCTTGAGCGAAAGTCATATCTCCATCCATACCTGGCCCGAGCATGACCTTGTAAATCTGGACATTTATCTCAGTAACCACGAGCGCAGTAATGACGAAACTGTTAGTCGTATTTTTAATGAAGTGGTCTCCTTTTATCAGGCAACAATCGAATCTGAACAACGGATAATACGATAA
- a CDS encoding SusC/RagA family TonB-linked outer membrane protein, with protein MKYFLLLLLVTVFAVCSKKSAGQGTDSLKRVTGVVKDDQNLPLQGVSVQVKNSTAGTITNDQGTFGISVPSNTAVLVFSAVGYRSQEITVGSALNFDITMLLTADSSMDEVVVVGYGTQKKSSLTGAVSSIKGEDIRTTKNENPQNMLTGKVPGVRIVQKTAEPGAFNNAFDIRGFGSPLIIIDGVPRSNADFQRMNANDIENISVLKDASAAIYGVRSANGVVLITTKKGKNNESILSYDGSFMWQFPSGLPKTVDIYEYMTLRNEAAMHNINGGSPVYNDQAFEDYRSGKKKSYDWYPLVFAKSAPQTQHNLSVTGGNEKIQYYVGGGYLNQSSFFQTNDLNYNKYNLRTSVTAKVGKRFTLDANINLVSETINQPYQSAWWIIRGFWRQGPHIPAYANDDPTRPYHGLIEGDNPISFMDKDINGYRVYKNSWVQPVLSLRYDIPGVTGLYAKTLFSYDYSISNRNYYQKEYKQYRYDETTKEYATFTRQSPDRVTREAYFYSQLLSQTSLNYNRVFNNRHQVDGALIWEVQKREGDNFIAQRDLALQLPYLFAGISLNQQGRMSTEPGDFYENANVGLAGRLNYAFNNKYLAEFLFRYDGSSKFAGGYQWGFFPGASVGWRISEEPFFKNATALSFVKQLKLRASYGTMGDDGASAYQWAPGYVYPSNTDTRNFTGGYVFDGNFVASANNKGIINPSITWFTSKSFDAGIDFVGWNGLLGITFDYFNRRRDGLLSARNGGIPTVVGAALPEENLNSDLNYGYDFQITHNNNIGEMAYSLSGIFSYARIKALYVERGPNGSSYSNWRNNQNDRLQNIWWGYTGDGRYESWEEIWNSPVYVGRGTLPGDYRYEDWNGDGEINDLDRHPYQLSSTPWINYGFSASFSYKGIDLFFLLQGSALSTVQYVEQLYQPLWGNSESGAMVQFMDRWHPKDPKADPYDPKTEWIPGYYGYTGTLPDAGSSYNSVNGAYLRLKSVELGYSLPEKWLKRLAVKNTRFYVNAYNLLTFTKVRYIDPEHPSDTYGYLYPLNKTVSVGLNVTF; from the coding sequence ATGAAGTATTTTCTGTTGCTGCTGCTCGTGACCGTATTTGCCGTCTGCAGTAAAAAATCAGCTGGCCAGGGGACGGATTCATTGAAAAGGGTTACCGGTGTTGTAAAGGACGACCAGAACCTCCCGTTACAGGGGGTGAGCGTACAGGTGAAGAACAGTACGGCAGGTACCATTACCAACGACCAGGGCACGTTCGGCATCAGTGTGCCCAGTAATACGGCGGTACTGGTCTTTTCCGCGGTCGGCTACCGGTCGCAGGAAATAACGGTGGGATCTGCGCTGAATTTTGATATCACCATGCTGCTGACCGCCGACAGCTCGATGGATGAAGTGGTGGTGGTAGGATACGGTACCCAGAAGAAGTCTTCACTTACCGGGGCCGTCTCTTCTATAAAAGGGGAGGACATCCGGACCACCAAAAATGAGAATCCCCAGAATATGCTGACGGGAAAAGTGCCCGGTGTGCGTATCGTTCAGAAAACTGCGGAGCCGGGTGCGTTCAATAATGCGTTTGATATAAGAGGGTTCGGATCTCCGCTGATTATCATAGACGGAGTGCCCCGTTCTAATGCCGATTTTCAGCGGATGAATGCAAATGATATTGAAAATATTTCAGTGTTAAAAGATGCATCTGCTGCTATTTATGGTGTACGTTCTGCGAATGGTGTTGTGTTGATTACAACAAAAAAGGGTAAGAACAACGAAAGTATTTTATCCTATGATGGCAGCTTTATGTGGCAGTTCCCTTCGGGGTTGCCAAAAACAGTGGACATTTATGAATACATGACCTTGCGCAATGAGGCTGCCATGCACAACATCAACGGAGGTTCCCCGGTTTATAACGATCAGGCATTTGAGGATTACAGAAGCGGTAAGAAAAAAAGCTACGACTGGTATCCGCTGGTCTTTGCCAAGTCGGCACCGCAAACCCAACATAACTTAAGTGTGACCGGAGGGAATGAAAAGATTCAGTATTATGTCGGAGGCGGGTACCTGAATCAGAGCAGCTTTTTTCAGACCAATGACCTGAACTATAATAAATACAACCTGCGGACCAGTGTTACCGCAAAAGTTGGTAAGCGATTCACCCTGGATGCAAACATTAATCTTGTTTCAGAAACGATCAATCAGCCTTATCAGAGCGCCTGGTGGATCATCCGGGGGTTCTGGAGACAGGGGCCTCACATACCAGCCTATGCAAATGATGATCCCACAAGACCTTATCATGGGTTGATTGAAGGAGATAACCCGATATCGTTTATGGACAAGGATATAAATGGTTACCGGGTTTACAAAAACAGCTGGGTGCAGCCTGTTTTAAGTTTAAGGTATGATATCCCGGGTGTAACAGGCTTATATGCTAAAACATTGTTCAGCTATGATTATTCCATTTCCAACAGGAACTATTATCAGAAGGAGTATAAGCAGTACCGGTATGATGAAACGACCAAGGAGTATGCTACTTTTACCCGGCAATCCCCTGACCGTGTAACCCGGGAAGCTTATTTTTATTCGCAGCTTCTTAGTCAGACCTCACTTAACTACAACCGGGTATTTAATAACCGGCATCAGGTAGATGGTGCGCTGATCTGGGAAGTACAGAAAAGGGAAGGAGATAATTTTATAGCCCAGAGAGATCTGGCATTGCAGCTTCCTTATTTGTTTGCGGGTATTTCACTGAACCAGCAAGGCCGGATGAGTACGGAACCGGGAGATTTTTACGAAAATGCCAATGTGGGTCTGGCCGGCAGATTGAATTATGCATTTAACAATAAATACCTTGCCGAGTTCCTGTTCCGTTATGATGGATCATCAAAGTTTGCCGGAGGGTATCAATGGGGTTTCTTTCCGGGAGCTTCAGTGGGGTGGCGGATATCCGAGGAGCCCTTTTTTAAGAATGCGACGGCCCTTTCATTTGTGAAGCAGCTGAAATTGCGTGCCTCCTATGGTACAATGGGAGATGACGGTGCCTCTGCTTATCAATGGGCGCCGGGATATGTGTACCCTTCCAATACCGACACCAGGAATTTTACCGGCGGCTATGTGTTTGACGGAAATTTTGTTGCCAGTGCCAATAATAAAGGGATCATCAATCCCTCGATAACCTGGTTTACTTCCAAATCGTTTGACGCCGGGATCGATTTTGTAGGCTGGAACGGTTTGCTGGGGATTACATTTGATTATTTCAACAGGAGGCGGGATGGTCTGTTGTCTGCGCGTAATGGCGGTATACCGACCGTGGTTGGAGCTGCACTACCCGAAGAGAACCTGAACAGCGATCTGAATTATGGGTATGATTTTCAGATCACACACAATAATAATATTGGAGAGATGGCCTATAGCTTAAGTGGTATTTTTTCTTATGCCCGCATAAAAGCGTTATATGTGGAAAGAGGGCCTAACGGGAGCTCCTATTCCAACTGGAGAAATAACCAGAACGACCGCCTGCAGAATATATGGTGGGGCTATACCGGTGATGGCCGCTATGAGTCCTGGGAGGAGATCTGGAACAGCCCGGTATATGTGGGGCGTGGCACATTGCCGGGGGATTACCGCTATGAGGACTGGAACGGGGACGGAGAGATCAATGACCTCGACCGGCATCCCTATCAGCTGAGTTCAACGCCCTGGATCAATTATGGCTTTTCCGCCAGCTTTTCTTATAAAGGGATTGATCTGTTCTTCCTCCTCCAGGGGTCGGCACTTTCCACCGTGCAATACGTAGAGCAACTGTATCAACCCCTGTGGGGCAATAGTGAGTCCGGGGCAATGGTACAATTTATGGATCGCTGGCATCCAAAAGATCCCAAGGCGGACCCCTATGACCCTAAGACGGAGTGGATCCCGGGGTATTATGGTTATACCGGAACTTTGCCGGATGCAGGATCTTCCTATAATTCCGTTAATGGCGCTTATCTCCGCCTGAAATCGGTGGAACTGGGCTACTCGCTGCCTGAGAAATGGTTAAAAAGACTTGCGGTAAAAAATACGCGCTTCTATGTGAATGCATACAATCTGCTTACATTCACAAAGGTGCGGTATATAGATCCGGAGCATCCGAGTGATACTTATGGCTACCTGTATCCGTTGAATAAGACAGTTTCGGTTGGTTTAAATGTTACCTTTTAA
- the mqnE gene encoding aminofutalosine synthase MqnE encodes MTTVLETHFLPEDTDLKNIARKVYDNQRITDEEALLLFEKGSLGFVGSLANFVRERLHGDATYFNRNFHIEPTNACIYTCNFCSYSRLYAHRDEAWELGLEQMMDIVKKYDNEPVTEVHIVGGVHPKMNLEFFAELLRKIREHRPELHIKGFTAVELDYMFRKAKKTVAEGMQYLKDAGLESLPGGGAEIFAPGVREQICPDKVDAEGWLKIHETAHNLGMHTNATMLYGHVERFEDRVDHMRRLRELQDRTGGFNTFIPLKFRNKDNDMSHIPESTLVEDMRLYAIARIYMDNFPHLKAYWPMLGRQNAQLSLSFGVNDLDGTIDDTTKIYSMAGSEEQTPSMSTEDLVILIRQAKRKPVERGTLYNVIKDYGTEELVHEQ; translated from the coding sequence ATGACAACAGTGTTAGAGACCCATTTTTTACCTGAAGATACCGACCTGAAAAATATAGCCCGGAAAGTTTACGATAACCAGCGCATCACCGACGAAGAGGCCCTCCTGCTTTTTGAGAAAGGCAGCCTGGGATTTGTAGGTTCCCTGGCCAATTTCGTACGCGAAAGGCTGCATGGCGATGCTACTTACTTTAACCGGAATTTTCATATAGAACCCACCAATGCCTGCATCTATACCTGCAATTTTTGCAGCTACAGCCGCCTGTATGCCCACAGGGACGAGGCCTGGGAACTGGGCCTGGAGCAGATGATGGACATCGTAAAAAAATACGACAATGAACCGGTGACCGAAGTGCACATTGTGGGCGGAGTACACCCGAAAATGAACCTGGAATTTTTTGCAGAACTGCTCCGCAAGATCAGGGAGCACCGGCCGGAGCTTCATATAAAAGGATTTACAGCCGTAGAGCTGGATTACATGTTCCGGAAGGCAAAAAAAACCGTTGCCGAAGGCATGCAATACCTCAAAGATGCCGGTCTGGAAAGCCTCCCCGGCGGAGGGGCCGAGATCTTTGCACCCGGCGTCCGCGAACAGATCTGCCCGGATAAAGTGGACGCCGAAGGATGGCTGAAGATCCATGAAACGGCGCACAACCTCGGCATGCATACCAACGCCACCATGCTGTACGGACATGTTGAGCGTTTTGAGGACCGCGTGGACCATATGCGCCGCCTGCGCGAGCTGCAGGACCGGACAGGAGGTTTTAACACCTTTATTCCCCTGAAATTCCGCAATAAGGACAATGACATGAGCCATATTCCGGAATCCACCCTGGTGGAAGATATGCGGCTCTACGCGATCGCACGCATCTATATGGACAATTTCCCGCACCTGAAGGCCTACTGGCCGATGCTGGGGCGTCAGAATGCACAGCTGTCCCTTTCTTTTGGGGTGAATGACCTGGATGGTACCATTGACGATACCACAAAAATATATTCGATGGCCGGGTCGGAGGAACAGACCCCTTCCATGTCCACCGAAGACCTCGTAATACTGATCCGCCAGGCCAAACGCAAACCAGTGGAAAGAGGTACTCTTTATAATGTGATAAAAGACTACGGCACAGAAGAGCTGGTTCATGAACAATAA
- the trxA gene encoding thioredoxin — protein MAKEFNDSNFQAEVLDSDKLTVVDFWAEWCGPCRAIGPVIEELSKEYEGKVNIGKVNVDVNPQVSMNYGITSIPAILFIKNGQVVDKLVGAQPKGNFVKKIESHLN, from the coding sequence ATGGCAAAAGAATTTAATGATTCCAATTTTCAGGCAGAGGTACTGGATTCTGATAAATTAACGGTAGTGGATTTCTGGGCTGAATGGTGCGGTCCCTGTCGCGCTATTGGTCCCGTAATTGAAGAATTGTCAAAGGAATACGAGGGTAAAGTGAACATCGGTAAAGTGAATGTGGATGTAAACCCGCAGGTTTCCATGAATTACGGAATCACATCTATTCCGGCGATCCTGTTCATTAAAAACGGCCAGGTGGTTGATAAGCTGGTAGGTGCGCAGCCCAAGGGCAATTTTGTAAAGAAAATCGAATCACATCTGAACTGA